The Xiphophorus hellerii strain 12219 chromosome 3, Xiphophorus_hellerii-4.1, whole genome shotgun sequence genome segment AAACGAAATGTACGCCGTATGTGGTAAAGGACCCAACCCAGTCATGGGATAGGCAATACACACTGGAAGTAATTTAAGGACAAAGATAAACTTACAAATAACAGTGGGAGGAGACATCTGCCATAACCAGGGAGtataaaagcaaagaaaatgcagaaagaaGGAGAATCCAACAATGAATTACTGAACAAAGGAGAATAAATATAGAGCAGAGTGATTACTAACGGAACAACCAAGTGAGTAGCAGGGAAAATACTGATAGAAATAGACAAATGAAAATACAGggacaaaaatataatataacatgagaaaattcCATAACAATCAGGAATGAACACTGTAGTATAAGACACTAATCGTGagcaacaaaaatcaaatttcaATAAGTTCTTAACAGCAGATTATTTATTGGAATATTgcactttaaaaagtaaagtataAACTTCACAAATGAGCGTTAGCTGTAGCTATTTTAATAAGACTTTTAGGATTGTTGACAggttattttgtttcaaacaattatttcttaacattgtttttttttctagttaaGTACATCTACTCAAATTAAAGATAGTATTTTCTAAGCATTTTTACTCGGACTATGTAGTACTTTTACAATAGgagatgaatttatttaaagcttttttaagTTTGGTACAATGATACCAACAAACGTATTTGAATCTGTAGAACAAAAATACCCACCCATTGTTGTGTTTAAAGCAGCTGACACTGTGTAGCTGTTTGTAGTTGGTATAGGCTGCCCATCCAAGATCTCAGTTGAATTACAGATTAAGGACCCGGATGGATCTATGTCCACTGATATTGTTTGATTGCTCATCAGAAgactcacatttttttttaatcccacaTCGCATGTCACAGCACAAGAGAAAATAGAATGCTCTTTGCGGGAAACTGTCGGAAAGCAAACAAATAGTGttagacaaacatttttcatctaataaatctaaaagaaaggagaaagttTAGAACAAAACTTTGGAGAAATATCAAATGCTCACCTGTGACGACGCATAAATTGATTGTGAGCTGTTTCTGATTCGGACCACCACATCTATTCACCCAACAGGTGTATTTCCCAGCATTAGTATTTTTTACAGATCCAATATACAAGGTCTTGTTGGTAGTAACAGTAACCATTTCTGATCTTAGTTCTAATTCCCTTTGGGTTGCATTACTGGCTTCAAATGTCCATTTTAAGTTAGCAAATTCACCTGGGCATGAGCGGGTGAAACTGCTGCCGGAAAGAATGTAAAATGTCTCTTGCATTTCATCCATAATTtctgaaatcaaaacaaacacaaactcacaATGAAATTGTGCTTTAAGATGTAGAACTTTAGAACTGAATGAATGATACAGATTAATACTTTTATATTAATGACAGCAGCTCAAACCTTTCTGAATAGTGATGAAGCTGGATGGTTCCCTGCTACAGGTTTCTTGAGAGCAGTTTTCACACCAATAGTCGCCCTGATCTTTGtcagtaaaattatttataaccAGAGAACGATTTGCCATAACGTCTACTTTTGGACGACTGACATCATAGTGTTTTATTCCATTCTTATTCTGAAAGAATAGCTGGATTTCCTTACTGTGCTTGTCCTCCTTGTAAAACCATTTGAAAGAGCCCGAGTCAGCACTGTGACCCTGACAATGTATCAGAACTCGACATCTCAGCCAGGATCGACGCTGATGTGCTGCAGCTAAAGTATCCATTTTCAGTTAGTCATAAAAGCAAGAGGCAGGttcaaaatgttgcttttgaaaTACATTGAGATGACAGTGATTTTATCAGCTACTTACCATTTCCTGGGAAAATGCTTGCGTTCCAGTAAGtcagaaaaaatacacaaatgaacGCGTTTCGAGGTGATGAAGTCATGTCTTTGCATAAACGAAGGCAGAATGAAGCAAATCAAAGACTCCTTCTCCAGTCAAACCATCATCACAGCTCATCAAAACATAGTTCAGAGACTCTGTGCAGCATCACAAGGTTTTAGTTTGAGTGTCATAATTAAGCTGAGGCTGACACATAGGAAGTGGTCCAACAGCCACTGCATAGGAAATTTAACAAAGCTCTCGCCCACACGTTTTTGTCTATCGCTGCGCCTTATGTATTTCGCTTTCTGCATCTCCTCGGTGTCGAGATATTGCATGTGCATCACAAACAAGTTTGATTTCTCATACAGAGGTGTCAGTTCTCTATAATTCTGTGCATATGTtactagaattttttttattttttagaaaaatactaATTGACCTTGTGAAAGCCAGCTTTAATCTAAATTGAAGCTTAAACATCTAAAGTTATTATAGTTTGattgtcagaaatgtttttcaggttAATTCGCAAACTCTAATTTTTAGAGGTATTTTCTGACAGTGAACCAACAGTGGAAACATTGTTTCACAGCTTAGCATGAGCACCATGAAACAGACGTGAGTCACACAAGCTGAGTACATCCAGGAGCGGGTTAAAGTGTTTCTCATCTGTCTTATGAAATTTTCCCCAAATATAAATTGAAATTTTTCTAGCAGAAAATTCAATTGTGCGTCTGCAGCACAAGGTAAAAATTACAAagtatatttacaaaataaaaaaaaaatgaaataaaagcaaattaaataaattaagatgAGCCTATATGTAAAAGGAAGTTCTAGGTCAAAAGGAAGTTCTAGGTCAAGAGGTCTAATACTAGGTCAAATACACTGAACACACTGAACTGAAAGCAGTAGTGTCTCTATCTCCAAACTTCGTACCCTAagtagattt includes the following:
- the LOC116717282 gene encoding uncharacterized protein LOC116717282 isoform X1, with translation MTSSPRNAFICVFFLTYWNASIFPGNAAAHQRRSWLRCRVLIHCQGHSADSGSFKWFYKEDKHSKEIQLFFQNKNGIKHYDVSRPKVDVMANRSLVINNFTDKDQGDYWCENCSQETCSREPSSFITIQKEIMDEMQETFYILSGSSFTRSCPGEFANLKWTFEASNATQRELELRSEMVTVTTNKTLYIGSVKNTNAGKYTCWVNRCGGPNQKQLTINLCVVTVSRKEHSIFSCAVTCDVGLKKNVSLLMSNQTISVDIDPSGSLICNSTEILDGQPIPTTNSYTVSAALNTTMGVFEKTESLMPIIYGVVAALTFFILLAILTFCLKSRVQAAFPFHLSCCGFTHEAEEESTVIYSSVIIRTPAKTRSQHTVPESCIYSELQCRGNTI
- the LOC116717282 gene encoding uncharacterized protein LOC116717282 isoform X2, whose product is MTSSPRNAFICVFFLTYWNASIFPGNAAAHQRRSWLRCRVLIHCQGHSADSGSFKWFYKEDKHSKEIQLFFQNKNGIKHYDVSRPKVDVMANRSLVINNFTDKDQGDYWCENCSQETCSREPSSFITIQKEIMDEMQETFYILSGSSFTRSCPGEFANLKWTFEASNATQRELELRSEMVTVTTNKTLYIGSVKNTNAGKYTCWVNRCGGPNQKQLTINLCVVTVSRKEHSIFSCAVTCDVGLKKNVSLLMSNQTISVDIDPSGSLICNSTEILDGQPIPTTNSYTVSAALNTTMAFPFHLSCCGFTHEAEEESTVIYSSVIIRTPAKTRSQHTVPESCIYSELQCRGNTI